In the Colletotrichum lupini chromosome 4, complete sequence genome, CTTTGGCGATGCTTGCTTTGACTTTTTAGATCGAAATGCGTGTTCAGATGGAATGTAATTGATTGATGTGATGTGTATATACGATAGTAGTGAAATAGAATACTTTAGAAGATACACCTCAGAGGGCATCCTCTTTGATGAAATCAGCTGCCCGCTCCGCTACCGCATAAACCAGAGACTGGATGTTGGCCCTCGGAATCAAGGGGAAGATACTGGCGTCAACCACCCGCAGCCCCTTGACCCCGTATACCCTGAACCTCTCGTCGACCACACCACCTTTTGACCTAGGCAGCATGGCGCAGGTACCGCAGGGGTGGTATTCACTCTGCATACTGCTCCTAATCCATTCCTCTACGTTATCTATTGTTAGTTCATGGTACCCAGGCTGAAAAACTGTCCCATCACCCTGAAGCAGGTCGCTCAGCGGTTGTGTACGTGCGATAGTCTGTAGATGAAGTGCAATGGATTTCAAGAGCTGTGTATCGAGCGGATGAGAGAGGTAGCGTGGATCGATGGTGGGATGAACGGCTGGGTCGGCGGACTGGATGTGGATCGAGCCTCTCGAAAAGGGGTGCTCCAGGACGCCAAGGATGGAGAGGAAGTTGGCTGGTGACCCCGCCGAGAAGAGCTTGGTCGTATCATCGGAGTACTGGGGCGAAATGCCGCCTTCAATTGTGAGCTCCTGGGCGATTGCTTCAGATTTGAGGTCTCGGAAGGTGATGGCGTATTGTTCGGCCAGGCCGAGGAGGTTGGTCTTCGGCGAGGGTAGAGACAAGTCCAGGGTAGAGGCGATCTGCCTCAAGGATAAGAGTGTAGAGCTGGCACCGGCAGAGGACAGACGCCCGGTCTTGTTTTGAAGGTACAGGTCGAGCTGTTCTTGGAAGTAGGTTGCGTTGGCGTAGTCTTCGTTTGTAGGTAGGTCGGGCTTCACCGCAAATCTGGAGCGACGATTAGTCATTATATTGGCCATAATTCCGAATACATGAGATTTGAAAACTTACCCAAGAGGAACATAGACGTGATCCTGTAGATTCTCGCCGATGTTAGGGTTGtcaacgaatacctctatcCCGTGGCTTCCCAGGAGTTTCTTATCTCCCAAACCAGAGACCTCGAGAAGCTGGGGGGAGGCAATTGAACCAGCGGCGAGGACCACCTCCTTCTTCACGGTCGCTTCTTTCTCCAATCCATTCTGTGACCACTTGACCCCTTTCACCGAGATTCCTTCACGAGTCTTATCCAGTACAATCTTGGTCACCAAAGCACCCGTGACCACCTTCAAATTGGCTCGTTGACGTGCCGGACCAAGATAAGCATTCGCAGCGTAGCTTCTCGTGCCCTTGTCGATGTTGAGCAGGTTGACGTAGCCTCCCAAAGCCGCGCCATTACGAGGATCGCCGTCGACACCGAGCCCAAGCTTCTCAAGAGTTCGCGGCCAGGCCTTGAGAAAGGGGCTGTAGAGTTGAGGGAACTCATTGGCTATGGGTCCAGTGGTGCCATGAACGCTAGGGTAAACGTAGTCGAGCAAGAGATCGCTCGTCTGCTGGCTCGATGGTGCAACAAACGATTCTGACTTTTCAAAGTAAGGGGCCAATGCCTTCCATGACCAACCGTCATTTCCCAGAGCGCCCCAGTTGTCTATATCTCGCTGGGAAGGGTGCGTCCAGAACATGAAGTTCATGGCGCTGGAGCCGCCCAGTTGCTTTCCGCGGATATGGGCGACGACTTTGTCATTGGCCGATGTCTGGACATGTCAGCTTGCTACGTTCAGTCAGGGTGAGGACCAAACTTAAGGTAGATGGATACCTGGGGCACTGTTTTGTAGTCCCAGTCGTAGTCGGTATTGCCGTACATGGCGGGAAATAGCCCGGGAGCCAAGACGTTGAGGTCGGTAGAGCGATCCGCACCAGCTTCCAAGACGAGGACCGTCACTTGAGGGTTCTCGCTGAGGCGAGCTGCGACCGTCAGTCCAGCGGTGCCTCCGCCAACGATGCTAACACCACGTTAGAATCATACATTTGAGCTTGTTAGAACTCACAACTGCCACTCACATGTAATCATAAGTATCCGCCATGGTAGTCACAGCAAGGCTCATCCAAATGCTTGCCCAGTGAGGACAGAGTTTCGCGCGCATGGTCGGGCTAGAGATGGAGTGGACGAGGCATTGTCTTTGGACGAGAAGACATCAGTGAGTTGGGGGTGTGAAGTTATATGCATCCGTTAAATTGCGCCTTAGGAACTACGAACGAATACCCAGCAGAGCTTGCATTTATTGGATAGCTAATTGTGATCAATAATCAACAGCCTTCCATAGCCTCTTTGCCCGCAGATCCATTAGATCCCGAAACCAGCGCTACTTTGCACGAACGCTAGACCAAGACATAGCTGATTCAATGCGTATTACTGCGTCGAATAGCCTAGGTCATGCAATGAAGCCAGAACGATGCAACGCTGGTCATCAAATCTGTATGCACGATGAGTAAGCAAATGTCTTGCGGAACTCCGCAGGCATGGCGAGTTAAAGTGACACCGGTCGGAATTCGAGTATCGGTCCGTCTGTAGGGCGACGGTTGTGTACATATGCACACATGTTGGAAGCCTGCATACTGTCAAGTCCAATTAAGTCGGCTAGGCCAGCTGCATCGAAAGAGGTAGGAGTCGGAAGAACGAAGCCGGACCACCGCAATGTGGCCCCATGGCACCAGCCGGTCCCGCTTGATGGCAAGACACCGTTGTGACCTGTGTCAATGACTTTAAGCATCCGAACACCGCTGTGCTTGAGTTCCCTCCCTCCCATAACCTGATTGATGCGGGCTAATATCGTCAACAGGTAAGAGAAGCGGCAGCAGCACTGAGACCTGGCTTCGGCGAATGCAAAGACTCGCCTGTCAGATGCAATAACTTTTATCATGCAGTCGTGATATGCCCAacacctaagtattatacagATATCCATTTGATGCCGGTGTTGTGGCATCGTGCCGTCCTTTTGCAACAGCCTACTAGTCTCCTACATGATGATGTACAGGGTATTTCGAGTTGTGTCTCCAGCTTATTGCTGGCGCTTCGCGTAATCGGAACCGGGGCCGTACATGATGATGGGTCTTCGGTTGGCCCTTCGGAAAGCCTCCTCGGCAATGGGAGAAGCATCGGAGCGGATGACACTACCGATGGACATGAAGAAGCTGCGTCGCTGTTAGTCTTCATATGTATAAAGGCCAGACCTGACTTTGCCTACCCGAAAGTTGCTCCTGAACCAAGCATGTATTGTCCCAGTGTTCTCATGATGCCGTTGGGGCCGGCACCGTAGCGCATGATGTTAACGGAGCCTACGGGGGTAGCTAATTAGTTGATGCGATGCGAGAGAAGGAGGGAGAGTTTGTTACACACCGAAAACGAAGCCCATGACGGATCCAACAGCTATATAATGATCAGCGGCAAGGTAAAAAGGGCTGGTAGGCCAGTCTAGACGTACTTCCACCCATGAGGGCACCCATCTTCACTGCGGAGAGTTAGCTAGAAGTTCTTGTAAGGTTGTAAGAGGAGGGTCGTACTCTTGTCGGCGATTCCAGGGCCCATGGCACCGCCATGTTGCGCAGGAACGGGAGGCATTATGAGAAGAGAATCTGTACAACAGAGAAGACTGTGTGTTGGGTATCGGATGGTGAATCGAGCTCCTGGTGGTGCTCAATACCTATTGTATAGTCAGTCGTGCGATGGGAATCGGTGATGTTTGCGACTGTGGGCTGGGAGGAGCTCTTCCAATTTGCTGCACCCAATACAAGTGGCCGAAGGTCAGCCTTTCCGAGCCGGGTGCCACTGGAGCTTTGGACGAATCGAATCTGGGGAACGGCAGTTATTCGGCAAAAAGACTGAAGCGGCTAGCCCCACCTTTCGAGGTTCGAGCCAGCGCGGAGGCTCGAGGGAAAGGAAAGAGCAGCGATGTCACGGTCACCTGGAGCACAGGCCATCTCACCTTGAACGCCTTACTACGTAGACCCGTTTCTGTCAGCCTGGTCTTTTGATTGGCTGTATGCCCTTTCTTTGTGAGGCACCCACACATCTGGCTTTGGAGCCTGTCACGTGCCTTGCATCGAGTCTTTGAACAGCGCAGGCGACCACCGCAAATGGAATGTGACGGTGGGCAGGTGAGGGTGGATCCCTACGGCTAAGGCAAGAACAGCAGCCAGCTGGACTGGAGGCGATGACAGCACAGTGACCAGACCAGACCGCCTTCACCCGGATGAGCACCAgttcctttttttacttgATTTCTTTCTCTCCTCTTTTTTCTTGTCACTACCACACCTCTTCCCTCTTTCTTTGCTACCTTATGATCTTGTTCATATGAAGATCACATCCTAGCTGGCCCATGGTGGAAAAATCCAGTCAAACACCCAAGCTTCTGGGGGCCTGTGCTCAGCTGAAGTGAACTGAACACTCACACTGAACAGTAACCGAACCAACTGTGGTGGACTGAGAATTTTCCGGTCCCTCGGTCTCCCACCCGCTGACGCTGAACCTTTGAGGCCCTGCTGTTTCCGACCGCCCATGTCCCAGACTCCCAAGTCGGCTCCGGCGCGTGTTTCCGAACGCTGTTTGGCCCGCCCACCACAGGCTCTCCCCCAGCGCCAGCGGCCCAGCGCTCACCTCACGCACTTACGCTAAGCGCTTAGCGAGACGGGGCGACACGTTCTGTTCTCTTTGCCCAAATCCTAGATTCAACCTCACCTACCTACCCACGGAGACCACCCGATCCGCCGACGACGCTTCCGCTTGAGCCCATCGTCGACCGTGGTGCTCAAAGAAAACCGTCTCTTTGCCCACGTCCTCGACATTGCTGGTATGTCTCTCCTGCCTGTCTGATCCTTTTTGGCCCGGTTTTCTGCGACCCCCCGTCCCGTCGCAGGCCGTTTCTGGGCCGCGCCAATTGGCTGCCCACCCCTATCCTTTCCGCGACATCATCGCtgacttatttttttaacctgCCAGCTCAGCCTCATTGCTTTCTACCCTCCGCAGCGAACTCCCATCGATTCTATCTGACATATCTGCGTTATCTTTCGGCGGCTGATCTTTACGATACCCTCCGGGCTGCAGTGCGAATGGTCAAAGAAGGAGCCCCCGACGTCACCTAGACCAGACCATCCATCAATATCGATACCCTACGAGCTGTCATCACCTGCTCGTTCTTGCCACGACTTGCACTGTCCTACGATCCTTACCTGAATCGAACGACGACTTCCCCATGACTGCCGTCGCGAGCCCGCCCAGCTTCCAGCAACTCAATCGACCGGGATGGAATGTTAATGGCGGCCAAAGTCTGAATTCGATGAACCCAGAAGACGTCAGAGGCATGTTCGCCGCACCTCGGAAGACGCTGCAGCGGAGCAACTCTTCCTCCTCGGTCTCATCTACCTCCTCCAACTCGTCTACTACCACTGTTGCCACCAATGGCTCGCAACCAAATGGCACCCCGGCGTCTACAAACTCTGATATGAGCTGGTCCAGCACCGCCTCGAGAAAGCGACCACAACCCAAAGGACCATGGCCGCCAGGCAAGCCAGAAGGTCAAGCCGAGTTCGGCAGACCTATCATGCGAAACGCCATCAACGGCATCAATGGCGGTTCGTCGCTACAGACGGCTCCAGGCCAACCGCAAATGATGTCGCAGCAGGGACTCGGGGCAAGGCCCATGGGCGACCCGATGCCTAGCGGGCAGCCTGTGCTCTATCTCTTGTCGCTCAATGGTACCTTTGAACGCAAAACCATCTCGGTACCATTCTACCCAGAAAGCCTCCGTATCGGTCGCCAAACCAATCAGAAGACGATCCCGACTGCCACCAACGGCTACTTTGATAGTAAAGTGCTATCAAGGCAGCATGCTGAGATTTGGGCAGACCGCACCGGCAAGATATACATCCGCGACGTCAAATCGTCCAACGGAACCTTTGTCAACGGCACGCGTCTCTCCCAGGAGAATCGCGAATCCGAACCGCACGAGCTACAGACGGGAGATCATTTAGAGTTGGGAATCGACATTGTGAGCGAGGATCAGAAGACCGTCGTCCACCACAAGGTTGCCGCCAAGGTTGAACACGCCGGCTTCATGAGCCCCTCAAGTAACGTTATGGACATGAATTTTGGCGATTTGGACCCCGCAAATGGTGGCATGATGATGCCAGCGCCGAGCCCAATGCCCTACCGTGGCAGGACTGGTAGTAATGCATCGATGGCCAGCAATGGCCGCATGATGGCGCCCCAGAATATGGCCGGCATGGCCCCTAATGGTGGAGCAGCCCGTGGATTCTTGTTAACGCCCATTACCACGGAGCATATCGTCAAGAGACTTCACGTGAGTGTCCAAACCCCTAGACCTATTGATTGGAGCTGACTAGGTTGTAGAACGAGATGCGCAATGCTCGATTGCAGTCTCAAGACCTCTCCCGGACGGGCCAATTCGTTCACGCTCTCTTGAGCAAAGACGATGTAAAAGATCTCGAGAAGCCGGAAGCCCCCGAACCTCCGAAGCAGCTTCCCAATGGCAACGCTCTACCCTTCCGTACCGATGCGAAGACCAGATTTTCCGATCCTCCTGCCCCGCCTCCGCAGCAGCCGCTGCCTGAGAAGCCCGATGTGCCTTCACTGAAACGAGGCACCACTGAGCGACCAAAGACTAATAGCACCACCTCGCCCGTTGGACGGGACAACTTGCATCAGATCATTCAGTTGACCGAAGCGTTGAATAACGCAAAGAAGGAGATGGATACCCAAACGGCCCGTATTAAGGATTTGGAAGACATGCTCCGAAAAGAACGGGAGGCACGCGAGCTTGCCGAGGATATGGCAAAGATCCTTGAGGACAGTGCCTTGAAGGAAACCAATGGCGCGCCCAAGGAACACGATACCGAGATTCTCGAGGAGGCTTTTGAGCCGCCCCGCGATACCGTCGACACCCAGGATATCGAGATGACAGATGCCGAACCGCTCTCCGAGGAGCCTGCTCCAGAGAGCGCTGAGGATATTGCTGCACGTTTCCAGGTCAAGCTTGACACAATGATGTCAGAAGTGACGGACCTGAAGCAACAGATGGAGGCATGGAAGAGCAGATGCGAGAAGGCTGAGACGGAGCGCGACGCCGATCGTCAAACTTTGGCCGAGATGGTTGCCCAGATTCGCAGAGACGAGGAGGCTAGGCAAaacgctgctgctgcggagAAGAATCGTTCTCTTTCCCCAGGACGACGCGGCCGGAGCGAAGGACCTGCCGACAAGACAACTTCAGTTGTTCAGGCCAATGGATCCGGTGACTCGACGTCAGCTTCTACCCAGGCAGAGTCACCCGTGGACGACTTTGGTGACAAGCCCACGTTGTCACGAGCCAACACCATTACGCCACTTTCCATACCTCCAGGCAAGCTGGCAAAGGACCAAGCCATGATGGCCGGGGTTCCCTATGCTTCCATGCTTGGCGTGGTAATCCTTGGCATGGGTCTCATGGCTTACATTAACGGCTGGCAACCCGAGCCGACTCCCCGTCATTGACCGCGTCGTTTGCAGCTGAGCACATCTGGGCTCTATTCACTAGACAAGCACTTCAACGTTGGCGTTGCACATACTTATGGCGTTTCTTGCATTGAAAGCGGTCATTCGTTTTCCACCGACCTCTACCAAGTCGCTTTTTCTTTCCCTATGTACCTACtaccttttccttttactGTATGAACtgcgaagacgacgacgttTTCTTTCCCTTTGTCTCTATTCTCACGGGCAATAGGGACGGCTGGGAGGGAAACAAATGGTTGGAGATGGCGTTAAAGATTTTCTTCCTTTCTGTGGGCTGGGGTCCTCAATCGAGGACGTTTCGATCGCGCTGCAAGCACGGTGTTCTTTTTGTGACTTGGGCAAACCAGGAATGGGAAACGGGATGATGGACGACGACgaacttctttttttcaCTACACTGGGCACAAAAGAATAACTCAAATTCGAGATGACACCTTTTTTGCTGCAGAAAGACAAATGTGTCCCGCTGCAACATCCCTGATGGGAATACTTGTAGTGTCACCCTTCGGTATGCGGGCGCATTTGCCGCGTGCCTTGCATGAACCCGTCATGCGGCTTCTAGGCCTCTTGACTCGGGACGCAGTCTACATGAACATGAGGGGAAGGGCTGTAGATTACCGGCAGTATGGCAGGGGTGGATTGACGAGATTAATGTTTGCATACAGTACTCAAGGCCGGATGGGAATACAAGGACCTTTTAATCGCTTACGCTCGTTTCCGATGCCAGGAGTCTTGAGGATCTGATCATAGTCCTAATCTTGGCGAACAATGATCTCAGAGCTGTTGCATCGAATGTCGGACGGCTATTGATGACTGCCGTCCTCCCTTCAGCAACGATATGCTTAGTCTAGCCCCCATAATGATGCTGCTTTGCTTCGGAACAAATTGGGAAGAAGGGTGAACACTTTCAAAATACGTGAGACGCAATTATGCCGAAGGCCTACCTGCCTTACCACAGACAGATTCCAGATAAGAGGTGCTACGGAATGGAGCCCAAACCAAGGCCCGGCAACATTTGTGAAATGAAGCATTCCAGTGCCCATCACCACTTAAGTGTTGACTCCATTCTCCCCGACAACGCACATGTCAAACAAACAGTCAATAACCTTTTCAACTAGTTCGATGTCTACGACTTCGTCCAGGAGCCGTTCTTGACGataataacgactttttCCTTCCCAGTGTAAGCGCTCGTTGTGATCCACTTACCATCGAAAGACGAAAGCTCAATTGCCCCTCATTTTGGTACTACGGCTTCAAGATATCATTCCCACTAGGTCAGAAACAATCAGCGCGCCTACGCTTCTTTAAACGCCATGAATTGGGCAGATCATTTTGGTAAGCTAAACAGCTCCTTCCCGAAGTCACCTTAAGTTTCAAGACTTGCTCACTGAATAACAGATGGACATGGCCGCTCCTTCATCTACGAAGAAGGCGTCCAGCCCATGAACCAACCCACACGACCCGCTAAGCCGAAATCCAACCCTCAACCTCGTCGTCCACCTCCACCCCCGCCAAAAAGATCAACAGACCCTCACGAAAACATCCACGCCTGGCTCTCGGGCGTCACGATCGACGAGGAACATGTACCCCTCGCATCAGACATCTTTCATGCTCTAGGCCAGATCCAAGGTCAGACGAAGGAGAGCCACCAAGCACCACCGGTGGACGAGCAGCAGAAGCAGTCGGGGACACAGACACAGACACAGGCCGCCGGTCCGACGGTGACTGTCCACACCATGGGCCCGGGGTTTATCGGCCGCGCTCCGGCGTTTGGGACGTCTGAGTTCTTTGCGAATATGGTTGTTGTGGGGATTCTGTTGCTCTTCGCGCCGGGGTTTACGATTCTTGCGGCGGGGGTGTTTTTCACGTCGAGGGTTGCGGAGAGGTGGGCTGGGCAGGAGTAAGGGTTGGTGGAGGAGGTGATTATGGTGGTCGTAGAGGATGTGTGATGCTTGAAACGATTTTTGATAGTTGATGAACGTGAAGGAATACTTTTACGACTTGGAGATATGTTGTTATGCCGTCATGTTGCTTTAGGATATGTCGTAATGGCTTCAACCATCCATGGCCTTACCGCACGTTACGTGACCTCGGTTATATAATCACCGAGGCCCACTTCGCTTATACCCTCTATATTAGAGCGAGCTTCGTGCCTATTTCTTATTTCTAATAGATAACcgttctctttatatatattaatgcCCCTATAGTAACTCTACGATAGTTATGAGCCCAGCTCTAACTTAGACCCCTATAcctctattaaaaagttacttCTTAGGGACTgcggtttattatatccttttttataatattatttaacccCTATTACGTTCATTAACCTTATTCCTAGACGAACTAATATTTTCCGAAAAGACTACCGATACTCCTAGGtaaaagcttaattattagtaagacTAGCCTAAGTAGTACCTCGCTCTATAAGTTAAGGCCCGGTTAAAGGACGTCTAGGACTTACTAAACCCGGACGACCTTATTTCCCTATCGAATCcgttactttttactaagtCTATTCTTTCGATCGAGGAGTACgttaagatataaaatactacttaagaTTAAGCGTATAAGACGGCcttaactaaatactaataaagacTCGAGGAgtttacgtaataataaaccgaaTAGTTAAGAAGCGAGACTATAATCGAACTAATAACCGGAAACGCTcaaattaagtaactagtcgcTCTAACGAAactaaaagctataataataaattaggtacgtcttattaaagaatatgcctcctttatttagtaaaccgTATTTAAAACGATCTCttgcttaaaaaaaaagagatcgtacgaattaataaatcgctaGATCTcccttatagttatttaaaaaatcttAAAGGACGCGAAggaggagcttattaattccttaGACTACTCCCTTTGCGCCGtaattaaagtttttaaataaaagtacgtacTAAGCGACTCTAGttcgcttataattataagagaggaatttaatatagttataagtagggCGAACTCTAGTATTAGcctattaacttagattaaaaactttttcttagcttattattaggtaACGTAGCTTAAGCTACCCGAAGTCTAGGGGACCCTcgttttaaaaacctttttttatataactatacgtCGCTTCGCCCTAAACTAGTTTAACTAGGAGCTCGCTAAGATCGTTAAATTAGAATAAAAAGGGGAAGCGATCCCTAATAtagggtattatactaagatctttaataactttttatataaaaaagcagtatataataagaatcgTAAACAAACCCCtataatattcgtaatattaataagtcgctTAGATTCCCTTAAGTAGAACGAAGCGACTCCTAACTCGTTTATTAACTACCCTTATAAGGGGACCTACTACTAAAAGCTAATAGACTATATAAAGGTAGAG is a window encoding:
- a CDS encoding FHA domain-containing protein; this encodes MTAVASPPSFQQLNRPGWNVNGGQSLNSMNPEDVRGMFAAPRKTLQRSNSSSSVSSTSSNSSTTTVATNGSQPNGTPASTNSDMSWSSTASRKRPQPKGPWPPGKPEGQAEFGRPIMRNAINGINGGSSLQTAPGQPQMMSQQGLGARPMGDPMPSGQPVLYLLSLNGTFERKTISVPFYPESLRIGRQTNQKTIPTATNGYFDSKVLSRQHAEIWADRTGKIYIRDVKSSNGTFVNGTRLSQENRESEPHELQTGDHLELGIDIVSEDQKTVVHHKVAAKVEHAGFMSPSSNVMDMNFGDLDPANGGMMMPAPSPMPYRGRTGSNASMASNGRMMAPQNMAGMAPNGGAARGFLLTPITTEHIVKRLHNEMRNARLQSQDLSRTGQFVHALLSKDDVKDLEKPEAPEPPKQLPNGNALPFRTDAKTRFSDPPAPPPQQPLPEKPDVPSLKRGTTERPKTNSTTSPVGRDNLHQIIQLTEALNNAKKEMDTQTARIKDLEDMLRKEREARELAEDMAKILEDSALKETNGAPKEHDTEILEEAFEPPRDTVDTQDIEMTDAEPLSEEPAPESAEDIAARFQVKLDTMMSEVTDLKQQMEAWKSRCEKAETERDADRQTLAEMVAQIRRDEEARQNAAAAEKNRSLSPGRRGRSEGPADKTTSVVQANGSGDSTSASTQAESPVDDFGDKPTLSRANTITPLSIPPGKLAKDQAMMAGVPYASMLGVVILGMGLMAYINGWQPEPTPHKHFNVGVAHTYGVSCIESGHSFSTDLYQGRLGGKQMVGDGVKDFLPFCGLGSSIEDVSIALQARKTNVSRCNIPDGNTCSVTLRYAGAFAALHEHEGKGCRLPAVWQGWIDEINSCCIECRTAIDDCRPPFSNDMLSLAPIMMLLCFGTNWEEGQIPDKRCYGMEPKPRPGNICEMKHSSAHHHLSVDSILPDNAHVKQTVNNLFNYVSARCDPLTIERRKLNCPSFWYYGFKISFPLDHFDGHGRSFIYEEGVQPMNQPTRPAKPKSNPQPRRPPPPPPKRSTDPHENIHAWLSGVTIDEEHVPLASDIFHALGQIQGQTKESHQAPPVDEQQKQSGTQTQTQAAGPTVTVHTMGPGFIGRAPAFGTSEFFANMVVVGILLLFAPGFTILAAGVFFTSRVAERWAGQE
- a CDS encoding GMC oxidoreductase encodes the protein MRAKLCPHWASIWMSLAVTTMADTYDYIIVGGGTAGLTVAARLSENPQVTVLVLEAGADRSTDLNVLAPGLFPAMYGNTDYDWDYKTVPQTSANDKVVAHIRGKQLGGSSAMNFMFWTHPSQRDIDNWGALGNDGWSWKALAPYFEKSESFVAPSSQQTSDLLLDYVYPSVHGTTGPIANEFPQLYSPFLKAWPRTLEKLGLGVDGDPRNGAALGGYVNLLNIDKGTRSYAANAYLGPARQRANLKVVTGALVTKIVLDKTREGISVKGVKWSQNGLEKEATVKKEVVLAAGSIASPQLLEVSGLGDKKLLGSHGIEVFVDNPNIGENLQDHVYVPLGFAVKPDLPTNEDYANATYFQEQLDLYLQNKTGRLSSAGASSTLLSLRQIASTLDLSLPSPKTNLLGLAEQYAITFRDLKSEAIAQELTIEGGISPQYSDDTTKLFSAGSPANFLSILGVLEHPFSRGSIHIQSADPAVHPTIDPRYLSHPLDTQLLKSIALHLQTIARTQPLSDLLQGDGTVFQPGYHELTIDNVEEWIRSSMQSEYHPCGTCAMLPRSKGGVVDERFRVYGVKGLRVVDASIFPLIPRANIQSLVYAVAERAADFIKEDAL